Proteins from one Streptomyces genisteinicus genomic window:
- the ispG gene encoding flavodoxin-dependent (E)-4-hydroxy-3-methylbut-2-enyl-diphosphate synthase, with protein MPVALGVPTVPPRLARRRTSRQIHVGTVPVGGDAPVSVQSMTTTRTSDIGATLQQIAELTASGCQIVRVACPTQDDADALATIARKSRIPVVADIHFQPKYVFAAIEAGCAAVRVNPGNIKQFDDKVKEIARAATDHGTPIRIGVNAGSLDGRLLKKYGRATPEALVESALWEASLFEEHGFRDIKISVKHNDPVVMVEAYRQLAARCDYPLHLGVTEAGPAFQGTVKSAVAFGALLAEGIGDTIRVSLSAPPAEEVKVGIQILESLNLRQRGLEIVSCPSCGRAQVDVYKLAEEVTAGLEGMDVPLRVAVMGCVVNGPGEAREADLGVASGNGKGQIFVKGEVVRTVPESKIVETLMEEAFKLAELMRRDDADAGASDAASDARHVTPEAGM; from the coding sequence ATGCCTGTCGCTCTCGGAGTGCCGACGGTGCCGCCGAGGCTGGCCCGACGACGTACCAGCCGTCAGATCCACGTGGGGACCGTCCCCGTGGGCGGAGACGCCCCGGTCTCGGTCCAGTCCATGACCACGACCCGTACGTCCGACATCGGCGCGACTCTCCAGCAGATCGCCGAACTCACCGCCTCCGGCTGCCAGATCGTCCGCGTCGCCTGCCCCACCCAGGACGACGCCGACGCCCTCGCGACCATCGCCCGCAAGTCGCGGATCCCGGTCGTCGCCGACATCCACTTCCAGCCCAAGTACGTCTTCGCCGCCATCGAGGCCGGCTGCGCGGCCGTGCGCGTCAACCCGGGCAACATCAAGCAGTTCGACGACAAGGTCAAGGAGATCGCCCGGGCCGCCACGGACCACGGCACCCCGATCCGCATCGGCGTCAACGCGGGCTCGCTCGACGGGCGCCTGCTGAAGAAGTACGGCAGGGCGACGCCGGAGGCCCTGGTCGAGTCGGCGCTGTGGGAGGCGTCCCTCTTCGAGGAGCACGGCTTCCGGGACATCAAGATCTCGGTCAAGCACAACGACCCCGTCGTCATGGTCGAGGCGTACCGGCAGCTCGCGGCCCGGTGCGACTACCCGCTGCACCTCGGCGTCACCGAGGCCGGCCCCGCGTTCCAGGGCACCGTCAAGTCGGCCGTCGCCTTCGGCGCGCTGCTCGCCGAGGGCATCGGCGACACCATCCGCGTCTCCCTCTCCGCGCCGCCCGCCGAGGAGGTCAAGGTCGGCATCCAGATCCTGGAGTCCCTGAACCTCAGGCAGCGCGGCCTGGAGATCGTCTCCTGCCCGTCCTGCGGCCGCGCCCAGGTCGACGTGTACAAGCTGGCCGAAGAGGTCACGGCGGGTCTGGAGGGCATGGACGTCCCGCTGCGGGTGGCCGTCATGGGGTGCGTGGTGAACGGCCCCGGGGAGGCCAGGGAGGCGGACCTCGGCGTCGCCTCCGGCAACGGCAAGGGGCAGATCTTCGTCAAGGGCGAGGTCGTCAGGACCGTCCCCGAGTCGAAGATCGTCGAGACGCTCATGGAGGAGGCGTTCAAGCTCGCGGAGCTGATGCGGCGCGACGACGCCGACGCCGGCGCCTCCGATGCCGCTTCCGACGCCCGGCACGTCACTCCGGAGGCGGGGATGTAG
- a CDS encoding helix-turn-helix transcriptional regulator: MRADRLVSLVLLLRQHGRLPASALARELEVSTRTVLRDIEALSAAGVPVYAERGRHGGFALLPGFRTELTGLNHDEALALLVAGSRRGVQMFGLGSALASAMLKVVDALPETYRDTAAGAAQRLLIEPETDLLSRRLVAEEVPDAVMAEVLRAVFAGHRLRIHYAAVGQSAKWRTVDPIGLVTVRDQGYLLATRSGADRTYRLSRVLAAEELAEPAQRPDRVDLDRAWQERSTRFRTGGDQVAVLVRVDPARREDLAGTALAVLAEEADTDDRLRLEVTFQDRRHAEWALWQLDTSAEVLAPQWLRNALHDRAAVIASRYGASS; encoded by the coding sequence ATGCGCGCCGACCGTCTGGTGTCACTGGTCCTGCTGCTGCGGCAGCACGGCCGACTGCCCGCGTCCGCGCTGGCCCGCGAGCTGGAGGTGTCCACTCGCACCGTGCTGCGCGACATCGAGGCCCTGTCCGCCGCAGGCGTCCCGGTCTACGCCGAGCGCGGTCGGCACGGCGGCTTCGCCCTGCTGCCCGGGTTCCGGACCGAGCTCACGGGGCTGAACCACGACGAGGCGCTCGCCCTGCTGGTCGCCGGTTCGAGGCGCGGCGTGCAGATGTTCGGCCTCGGTTCGGCGCTCGCCTCGGCGATGCTCAAGGTGGTCGACGCGCTTCCTGAGACCTACCGGGACACTGCGGCCGGCGCGGCTCAGCGACTGCTCATCGAGCCGGAGACCGACCTCCTCTCGCGCCGGCTGGTTGCCGAGGAGGTGCCCGATGCCGTCATGGCCGAGGTCCTGCGTGCGGTGTTCGCCGGGCACAGGCTGCGCATCCACTACGCGGCCGTCGGCCAGAGCGCGAAGTGGCGCACAGTGGACCCGATCGGCCTGGTCACCGTGCGCGACCAGGGCTACCTGCTGGCCACGCGGTCCGGCGCGGACCGCACCTACCGGTTGTCCCGCGTTCTGGCTGCCGAGGAACTCGCCGAGCCGGCGCAGCGGCCGGACCGGGTCGATCTGGACCGGGCCTGGCAGGAACGGAGCACACGGTTCCGGACCGGCGGGGACCAGGTCGCCGTCCTGGTACGGGTGGACCCGGCGCGGCGGGAGGACCTTGCGGGCACTGCGCTGGCCGTCCTCGCCGAGGAAGCCGACACGGACGACCGGCTGCGGTTGGAGGTGACCTTCCAGGATCGACGGCATGCCGAATGGGCGCTGTGGCAGCTCGATACGAGTGCGGAGGTCCTTGCCCCGCAGTGGTTGCGCAACGCCCTGCACGACCGTGCGGCCGTGATCGCCTCCCGCTACGGAGCGTCGTCGTGA
- a CDS encoding RidA family protein: MAHDIVNPDGLHDPVPFGYSHTATVPAGTELVVIAGQYGSGPDGAVVSADFGEQVKQTFRNIGTALAAHGLDDRHVVQLRTYVVNHDMGKLGSIAGAVQERWGTKPPAQTLIGVASLATPDVLFEVEALAARP, from the coding sequence ATGGCTCATGACATCGTCAATCCGGACGGCCTGCACGACCCGGTCCCGTTCGGCTACAGCCACACCGCCACCGTGCCCGCAGGTACGGAACTGGTGGTCATCGCAGGTCAGTACGGATCGGGCCCGGACGGCGCGGTCGTCTCGGCCGACTTCGGCGAGCAGGTGAAGCAGACGTTCCGCAACATCGGCACCGCTCTCGCCGCCCATGGGCTCGACGACCGTCACGTCGTCCAGCTCAGGACGTACGTGGTGAACCACGACATGGGCAAGCTGGGGTCGATCGCCGGGGCCGTGCAGGAGCGCTGGGGCACGAAGCCGCCGGCGCAGACCCTCATCGGGGTCGCGAGCCTGGCCACGCCTGACGTGCTGTTCGAGGTCGAGGCTCTCGCCGCCCGCCCCTGA
- a CDS encoding gamma-glutamyltransferase family protein — MFTTRPTLQGTFGMVSSTHWLASQSAMAVLERGGNAYDAAVAAGFVLHVVEPHLCGPAGEVPVILAPAGGEVRVLCGQGVAPAGATPGHYRGLGLDVVPGTGPLAAAVPGAFDAWMLLLRDWGTMPLADVLSYAIGYAEHGHAPVERVGETVESVRRLFETEWTTSADVYLPGGRPPRPGERFRNPALAATWRRLVAEAEAAAPDREGRIDAAREVWRTGFVADALVRQAARPTLDTSGTHHTGTLTAEDLANWSASYEEPVAHEWRGWTVCKAGPWSQGPVLLQQLALLPPELPAHGTGEYVHLLVEGCKLAMADREAWYGDAAPVPLGELLSEPYNAARRALIGEKASYELRPGAPGGRTPRISPHAYTVLADAPGVPGAGEPTVSRDGATRGDTCHVDVVDRWGNMVAATPSGGWLQSNPVVPELGFPLGTRLQMTWLEPGLPNTLTPGRRPRTTLTPSIALRDGEPVLAFGTPGGDQQDQWQLHFLLALEQLPHVRGGWDLQGAVDAPNWHNESFPGSFHPRGMRPGSLTVESRTPPETIADLRRRGHDVTVGGAWTEGRLCAVARDPRTRVLSAAANPRGMQGYAVGR; from the coding sequence ATGTTCACCACCCGTCCCACCCTCCAGGGCACCTTCGGCATGGTGTCGTCCACGCACTGGCTCGCCTCCCAGTCCGCCATGGCCGTCCTGGAGCGCGGCGGCAACGCCTACGACGCGGCCGTCGCCGCCGGATTCGTGCTGCACGTCGTCGAACCCCATCTCTGCGGCCCCGCGGGCGAGGTGCCGGTGATCCTCGCGCCCGCCGGCGGCGAGGTCCGGGTGCTGTGCGGGCAGGGTGTCGCGCCCGCGGGCGCGACACCCGGGCACTACCGCGGGCTCGGGCTCGACGTGGTGCCCGGCACCGGCCCGCTGGCCGCCGCCGTCCCCGGCGCGTTCGACGCCTGGATGCTGCTGCTGCGCGACTGGGGCACCATGCCCCTCGCCGACGTGCTGAGCTACGCGATCGGCTACGCCGAGCACGGCCACGCCCCGGTCGAGCGGGTCGGCGAGACCGTGGAGAGCGTCCGCCGGCTCTTCGAGACGGAGTGGACCACGTCCGCCGACGTCTACCTGCCCGGCGGCCGGCCGCCGCGGCCCGGCGAACGGTTCCGCAACCCCGCGCTCGCCGCCACCTGGCGCCGCCTCGTCGCCGAGGCGGAGGCGGCGGCACCGGACCGGGAGGGCCGGATCGACGCGGCGCGCGAAGTGTGGCGGACCGGGTTCGTCGCCGACGCCCTCGTCCGCCAGGCCGCCCGCCCCACCCTGGACACCAGCGGCACGCACCACACCGGCACCCTCACCGCCGAGGACCTGGCGAACTGGTCCGCCTCCTACGAGGAACCCGTCGCCCACGAGTGGCGCGGCTGGACGGTCTGCAAGGCGGGCCCCTGGAGCCAGGGACCGGTCCTGCTCCAGCAGCTGGCCCTCCTGCCTCCCGAACTCCCGGCCCACGGCACGGGCGAGTACGTCCATCTCCTCGTCGAGGGCTGCAAGCTGGCGATGGCCGACCGCGAGGCCTGGTACGGGGACGCCGCCCCGGTGCCGCTCGGCGAACTGCTGTCGGAGCCCTACAACGCCGCCCGGCGTGCCCTGATCGGCGAGAAGGCCTCCTACGAGCTGCGCCCCGGCGCCCCCGGCGGCCGGACGCCCCGGATCAGCCCCCACGCGTACACCGTGCTCGCCGACGCCCCCGGCGTCCCCGGCGCGGGCGAGCCCACCGTCTCGCGCGACGGCGCGACCCGGGGGGACACGTGCCACGTCGACGTCGTCGACCGCTGGGGCAACATGGTCGCCGCCACCCCGAGCGGCGGCTGGCTCCAGTCCAACCCGGTCGTCCCCGAGCTGGGCTTCCCGCTGGGCACCCGGCTCCAGATGACCTGGCTGGAGCCCGGCCTCCCGAACACCCTCACACCGGGCCGCCGCCCCCGCACCACCCTCACCCCCTCGATCGCGCTCCGCGACGGAGAGCCGGTGCTCGCCTTCGGCACCCCCGGAGGCGACCAGCAGGACCAGTGGCAGCTGCACTTCCTGCTCGCCCTGGAGCAGCTGCCCCACGTCCGCGGCGGCTGGGACCTCCAGGGCGCCGTCGACGCCCCGAACTGGCACAACGAGTCCTTCCCCGGCTCCTTCCACCCGCGCGGTATGCGCCCGGGCAGCCTCACCGTCGAGTCCCGCACGCCCCCGGAGACCATCGCCGACCTCCGTCGGCGGGGCCACGACGTCACCGTCGGCGGCGCCTGGACGGAGGGGCGGCTGTGCGCGGTCGCCCGCGACCCCCGCACCCGGGTCCTGTCGGCCGCGGCGAACCCCAGGGGAATGCAGGGTTACGCGGTGGGGCGCTGA
- a CDS encoding inositol monophosphatase family protein has protein sequence MIDDFLTGDLSDVEEAIRKAVATEITPRFRRLADDEIDHKRGPHDLVTAADRLAEEHLTGSLTALLPGSVVVGEESVHADPAVYGALRGDAPVWIVDPVDGTRQFVEGDPGFCTLVALAHRGELLASWTYAPVPDELAFAVRGGGALLDGRPLRAGAPVPGDVVRVAMSNPDFSSPEEKRLLLGLDVPEVHAKPCGSAGLEYLRVARGELDATVFSWDYAWDHAAGLLLVTEAGGCQRTVAGKPFDVSVDNTLPFTAARDEATARRLLALLGAPS, from the coding sequence ATGATCGATGACTTCCTCACCGGTGACCTGTCCGACGTCGAGGAGGCGATACGCAAGGCGGTCGCCACCGAGATCACGCCCCGGTTCCGCCGGCTGGCCGACGACGAGATCGACCACAAGCGAGGGCCCCACGACCTCGTCACCGCCGCCGACCGGCTGGCGGAGGAGCACCTGACCGGCTCCCTGACCGCCCTGCTGCCGGGCTCGGTGGTGGTCGGCGAGGAGTCGGTGCACGCCGACCCCGCGGTCTACGGAGCCCTGCGCGGGGACGCCCCGGTCTGGATCGTCGACCCGGTCGACGGCACCCGCCAGTTCGTCGAGGGCGACCCCGGCTTCTGCACCCTGGTCGCCCTCGCCCACCGGGGCGAGCTCCTCGCCTCGTGGACGTACGCACCGGTGCCGGACGAGCTCGCCTTCGCCGTCCGGGGCGGCGGCGCCCTGCTCGACGGGCGGCCGCTGCGCGCCGGTGCGCCCGTGCCCGGCGACGTGGTGCGGGTGGCCATGTCCAACCCGGACTTCTCGTCGCCCGAGGAGAAGCGGCTGCTGCTCGGCCTCGACGTCCCCGAGGTCCACGCGAAGCCGTGCGGCTCGGCCGGTCTGGAGTACCTCCGGGTGGCCCGGGGCGAACTGGACGCGACGGTGTTCAGCTGGGACTACGCGTGGGACCACGCGGCCGGGCTGCTGCTCGTCACCGAGGCGGGCGGCTGCCAGCGGACCGTCGCCGGCAAGCCGTTCGACGTCTCCGTGGACAACACGCTGCCGTTCACGGCGGCCCGCGACGAGGCGACGGCCCGCCGCCTTCTCGCCCTTCTGGGCGCGCCCTCCTGA
- a CDS encoding DUF4037 domain-containing protein, with amino-acid sequence MDETIETMARRLTAVRGVRAVALGESRARGTHRPDSDWDLGVYYRGGVDTDALARLASGFTGGRVEVAGPGGWGPWVDGGAWLTVDGVAVDWILRDLDRVRRVWSDCREGRYEVGVQPGHPLGFWSPAYPGEAALCRVLADTGGELAALREETRHYPEPLRDALVAAGWEAEFSVAAARKSVGAGDTLHVSLCLSRAFGVLAQSLHAQNRVWCVNEKGALAAAAALPGAPPDLTVRVADILTALDAPAVDAARDLVRETRALPS; translated from the coding sequence ATGGACGAGACGATCGAGACGATGGCCCGCCGGTTGACGGCGGTGCGAGGGGTGCGGGCGGTCGCGCTCGGCGAGAGCCGGGCGCGCGGGACCCACCGGCCCGACTCCGACTGGGACCTGGGCGTGTACTACCGCGGCGGCGTGGACACGGACGCGCTGGCCCGGCTCGCCTCCGGGTTCACCGGCGGACGCGTCGAGGTGGCCGGGCCGGGCGGGTGGGGGCCGTGGGTGGACGGCGGGGCCTGGCTGACGGTGGACGGGGTCGCCGTGGACTGGATCCTGCGTGACCTGGACCGCGTCCGCCGGGTCTGGTCCGACTGCCGCGAGGGGCGGTACGAGGTGGGGGTGCAGCCCGGTCACCCGCTGGGCTTCTGGTCCCCCGCCTACCCGGGCGAGGCCGCGCTGTGCCGTGTGCTCGCGGACACCGGCGGGGAGTTGGCCGCCCTGCGGGAGGAGACCCGGCACTATCCGGAGCCGCTGCGGGACGCGCTGGTCGCGGCGGGGTGGGAGGCGGAGTTCTCGGTCGCGGCGGCACGCAAGTCGGTGGGGGCGGGCGACACGCTGCACGTGTCGCTGTGCCTGTCGCGGGCGTTCGGGGTGCTGGCCCAGTCGCTGCACGCCCAGAACCGGGTGTGGTGCGTGAACGAGAAGGGCGCGCTCGCGGCGGCGGCCGCACTGCCCGGCGCGCCGCCGGACCTGACGGTCCGTGTGGCGGACATCCTGACGGCGCTGGACGCCCCCGCGGTGGACGCCGCCCGGGACCTGGTCCGCGAGACCCGGGCCCTCCCGTCCTGA
- a CDS encoding phytoene desaturase family protein, translating into MPSMLDAVVVGAGPNGLTAAAELARRGFSVAVFEALDTVGGGARTEELTLPGFRHDPCSAVHPLGVGSPAFARMPLERHGLTWLHPELPLAHPFPDGTAAVLSRSVAETALSLGAADAGAYRRLLAPYLGRWDTIAQDFLRTPWDGLPRDPLRFARFGLDAIRPVSWLARRFEGEKGRALLAGLAAHAIAPTDSVATGGIALMFALAAHEVGWPVPRGGSQAISDALASYLREQGGTIHTGTEVKRLDELPPARAYVFDTSPTALARIAGLGNAYWRYRYGAAAFKIDYALSGPVPWTSPQARTAGTVHIGPTAGEIDAALRAATEGREPDVPFLITAQPSIVDPGRAPEGKHVLWAYGHVPAGWEGDATDAVERQIERFAPGFRDLVLARSIAGPPRLAARNANYVAGDIACGAFTGLQTVIRPRLARVPYATAHPSVFICSSATPPGPGVHGMSGHHAAKAVWRALRTG; encoded by the coding sequence GTGCCGTCGATGCTCGATGCCGTCGTCGTGGGAGCGGGACCCAACGGGCTGACGGCCGCGGCCGAACTGGCCCGCCGCGGCTTCTCGGTCGCCGTGTTCGAAGCGCTGGACACCGTGGGCGGCGGTGCCCGTACGGAGGAACTGACCCTCCCCGGCTTCCGCCACGACCCGTGCTCCGCCGTCCACCCGCTCGGCGTCGGATCGCCCGCGTTCGCGCGGATGCCCCTGGAGCGGCACGGTCTCACCTGGCTGCACCCCGAACTGCCCCTCGCGCACCCCTTCCCGGACGGCACGGCCGCCGTCCTCAGCAGGTCCGTCGCCGAGACCGCCCTGTCGCTGGGCGCCGCCGACGCCGGCGCCTACCGCCGGCTGCTCGCGCCCTACCTGGGCCGCTGGGACACCATCGCGCAGGACTTCCTGCGCACCCCCTGGGACGGCCTGCCCCGCGACCCGCTGCGCTTCGCCCGCTTCGGCCTGGACGCGATCCGGCCCGTGTCCTGGCTGGCCCGCCGTTTCGAGGGGGAGAAGGGCCGGGCGCTGCTCGCCGGGCTCGCCGCCCACGCCATCGCGCCCACCGACTCCGTCGCGACCGGCGGAATCGCCCTCATGTTCGCCCTCGCCGCCCACGAGGTCGGCTGGCCCGTGCCGCGTGGCGGCTCCCAGGCGATCTCCGACGCCCTCGCCTCCTACCTGCGCGAACAGGGCGGGACCATCCACACCGGCACCGAGGTCAAGCGCCTGGACGAACTCCCGCCCGCCCGCGCCTACGTCTTCGACACCTCGCCCACCGCGCTCGCCCGGATCGCCGGACTCGGCAACGCCTACTGGCGCTACCGCTACGGCGCCGCCGCCTTCAAAATCGACTACGCGCTGTCGGGGCCGGTCCCCTGGACGTCCCCCCAGGCGCGCACGGCGGGCACCGTGCACATCGGCCCGACCGCCGGCGAGATCGACGCGGCGCTGCGCGCGGCCACCGAGGGCCGCGAACCGGACGTCCCGTTCCTGATCACGGCCCAGCCCAGTATCGTCGACCCGGGCAGGGCACCCGAGGGCAAGCACGTCCTGTGGGCGTACGGGCACGTGCCGGCCGGCTGGGAGGGCGACGCCACCGACGCCGTCGAGCGTCAGATCGAGCGGTTCGCGCCCGGATTCCGTGACCTGGTCCTCGCGCGCTCCATTGCCGGACCGCCCCGACTGGCCGCGCGGAACGCCAACTACGTCGCCGGCGACATCGCCTGCGGCGCCTTCACCGGGCTCCAGACCGTGATCCGGCCGCGCCTCGCCCGGGTGCCCTATGCGACGGCCCACCCGTCCGTCTTCATCTGCTCCTCGGCGACCCCGCCCGGCCCCGGCGTCCACGGCATGTCCGGCCACCACGCGGCGAAGGCGGTCTGGCGCGCCCTGCGCACCGGCTGA
- a CDS encoding O-acetyl-ADP-ribose deacetylase, producing the protein MGTPHIVLVRGDITDQQADAIVNAANSSLLGGGGVDGAIHRRGGPEILEACRALRAAHLGKGLPTGQAVATPAGRLHADHVIHTVGPVFTREEDRSALLASCYRESLRVADGLGARTVAFPAVSAGVYGWPLDDAARIAIDTVRAADTSVAEARFVLFDEEAYAAFAAHLG; encoded by the coding sequence ATGGGCACACCTCATATCGTCCTCGTCCGCGGCGACATCACCGATCAGCAGGCCGACGCGATCGTCAACGCTGCCAACTCCTCGCTGCTGGGCGGCGGTGGAGTCGACGGGGCCATCCACCGCCGCGGCGGCCCGGAGATCCTCGAAGCCTGCCGCGCGCTGCGCGCCGCGCACCTGGGCAAGGGGCTCCCGACCGGACAGGCCGTCGCCACACCGGCCGGCCGGCTGCACGCGGACCACGTCATCCACACCGTGGGCCCCGTGTTCACCCGCGAGGAGGACCGCTCGGCACTGCTCGCCTCCTGCTACCGCGAGTCGCTGCGCGTCGCGGACGGCCTCGGCGCCCGCACCGTCGCCTTCCCCGCGGTGTCGGCGGGCGTCTACGGCTGGCCCTTGGACGACGCCGCGCGCATCGCGATCGACACGGTGCGCGCCGCCGACACGTCCGTCGCCGAGGCGAGGTTCGTCCTCTTCGACGAGGAGGCGTACGCGGCCTTCGCCGCACACCTCGGCTGA
- a CDS encoding AlkA N-terminal domain-containing protein, whose amino-acid sequence MHTDTERCVRAVRSKDARFDGWFFTAVLTTRIYCRPSCPAVPPRAENMTFYPSAAACQQAGFRACKRCRPDSSPGSPAWNVRADLVARAMRLIGDGVVDREGVPGLASRLGYSTRQVERQLLAELGAGPLALARAQRAQTARLLIETTPLPMADVAFAAGFSSVRTFNETVREVFALAPGELRARASGARPASPPVPGSISLRLPYRAPLEPGNLFGHLAATGVPGVEEWRDGAYRRTLALPYGHGIAALAPRADHIACRLSLTDLRDLTIAISRCRWLLDLDADPEAVDDRLRADPGLAPTVGKAPGRRVPRTVDAAEFAVRAVLGQQVSTAAARTHAARLVSAHGVPVEDPEGGLTHLFPTSEALAGLDPETLALPRSRRATLTGLVGALAGGGLALDPGSDWDRARAQLGAMPGFGPWTVEVIAMRALGDPDAFLPTDLGIRRAAAALDLPATPGALTAHAAAWRPWRAYAVQYLWATDDHPINHLPA is encoded by the coding sequence ATGCACACCGACACCGAGCGCTGCGTGCGGGCCGTCCGCTCCAAGGACGCCCGCTTCGACGGATGGTTCTTCACCGCTGTGCTCACCACCCGGATCTACTGCCGTCCGAGCTGCCCCGCCGTGCCGCCGCGTGCCGAGAACATGACCTTCTACCCGAGCGCCGCCGCCTGCCAGCAGGCGGGCTTCCGGGCCTGCAAGCGCTGCCGCCCCGACAGCAGCCCCGGATCGCCTGCCTGGAACGTCCGCGCGGACCTCGTCGCCCGCGCGATGCGCCTCATCGGCGACGGGGTCGTCGACCGCGAGGGCGTGCCGGGACTCGCGTCCCGTCTCGGCTACTCGACCCGCCAGGTCGAACGGCAGCTGCTCGCCGAGCTCGGCGCGGGCCCGCTCGCCCTCGCACGCGCCCAGCGGGCGCAGACGGCACGCCTCCTGATCGAGACCACGCCGCTGCCCATGGCCGACGTCGCCTTCGCGGCGGGCTTCTCGTCCGTGCGCACCTTCAACGAGACCGTCCGCGAGGTGTTCGCCCTCGCCCCGGGCGAGCTGCGCGCCCGTGCGAGCGGCGCGCGCCCGGCATCCCCGCCCGTTCCCGGGTCGATCTCGCTCCGGCTCCCGTACCGGGCCCCGCTCGAACCGGGCAACCTCTTCGGGCACCTCGCGGCGACCGGTGTCCCCGGCGTCGAGGAGTGGCGCGACGGCGCCTACCGGCGCACCCTCGCGCTCCCGTACGGGCACGGCATCGCCGCCCTCGCCCCGCGGGCGGACCACATCGCGTGCCGGCTCTCGCTGACCGACCTGCGCGACCTCACGATCGCCATCAGCCGCTGCCGGTGGCTGCTCGACCTCGACGCCGACCCGGAGGCCGTCGACGACCGGCTGCGCGCGGACCCCGGTCTCGCCCCGACGGTCGGCAAGGCGCCCGGCCGCCGCGTCCCCCGTACCGTCGACGCCGCCGAGTTCGCGGTCCGCGCCGTGCTGGGCCAGCAGGTCTCCACCGCCGCCGCCCGCACTCACGCCGCCCGGCTGGTGAGCGCGCACGGAGTGCCGGTGGAGGACCCCGAGGGCGGTCTCACCCACCTCTTCCCGACCTCCGAGGCGCTCGCGGGCCTCGACCCGGAGACGCTGGCGCTGCCGCGCAGCCGCCGGGCCACCCTCACCGGGCTGGTCGGCGCGCTGGCCGGCGGCGGGCTCGCCCTGGACCCGGGAAGCGACTGGGACCGGGCCCGCGCGCAACTCGGCGCCATGCCCGGCTTCGGGCCCTGGACGGTCGAGGTGATCGCGATGCGCGCCCTGGGCGACCCGGACGCCTTCCTCCCCACCGACCTCGGCATCCGGCGTGCGGCGGCCGCCCTGGACCTGCCGGCCACCCCCGGCGCGCTCACCGCGCACGCGGCGGCCTGGCGGCCCTGGCGGGCGTACGCCGTCCAGTACCTGTGGGCCACCGACGACCACCCGATCAACCATCTGCCCGCCTGA
- a CDS encoding methylated-DNA--[protein]-cysteine S-methyltransferase: MDSPYGPLTLVATGGVLSGLYMEGQRHRPAEETFGEPDASPFAEAVRQLDAYFARELTAFDLPMRLAGTPFQLRVWEQLRRIPYGETRTYGELAALLGNPNASRAVGLANGKNPVGIIVPCHRVIGASGSLVGYGGGLGRKQRLLAFEGDVPEETLF, from the coding sequence GTGGACAGCCCCTACGGGCCGCTCACCCTGGTCGCCACCGGCGGGGTCCTCAGCGGCCTCTACATGGAGGGCCAGCGCCACCGCCCCGCCGAGGAGACCTTCGGCGAACCGGACGCGTCCCCGTTCGCCGAGGCGGTCCGTCAGCTGGACGCGTACTTCGCACGTGAGCTGACCGCGTTCGACCTGCCGATGCGCCTCGCCGGAACCCCGTTCCAGCTGCGGGTCTGGGAGCAGCTGCGCCGCATCCCGTACGGCGAGACGCGCACCTACGGGGAGCTCGCCGCGCTGCTCGGCAACCCGAACGCCTCGCGCGCCGTCGGCCTCGCCAACGGCAAGAACCCCGTCGGCATCATCGTGCCGTGCCACCGGGTGATCGGGGCCTCCGGATCGCTCGTCGGATACGGCGGCGGCCTCGGCCGCAAGCAGCGTCTGCTCGCCTTCGAGGGCGACGTGCCCGAGGAGACCCTCTTCTGA
- a CDS encoding SIR2 family NAD-dependent protein deacylase produces the protein MTLVAILSGAGVSTDSGIPDYRGPQGLWRQDPEAEKLVTYDFYMADPDIRRRSWLMRRDAAALHAEPNAAHRAVAALDRRPGVAVRVLTQNVDGLHQLGGMPERKVLELHGTARAVTCTRCHARSSMEEALARVEEGEDDPACRVCGGILKSATVMFGERLDPQVLGGAMAVAKGCEVFVAVGTTLQVQPAASLAGMAVDHGARLIVVNAEPTPYDELADEVVREPIGTSLPALLERLAKEAGAA, from the coding sequence ATGACTCTCGTCGCGATCCTCAGCGGCGCCGGTGTGTCCACGGACTCCGGCATCCCCGACTACCGCGGCCCCCAGGGGCTGTGGCGGCAGGACCCCGAGGCCGAGAAGCTCGTCACCTACGACTTCTACATGGCCGACCCGGACATCCGGCGCCGCTCGTGGCTCATGCGCCGCGACGCCGCCGCCCTGCACGCCGAGCCCAACGCCGCGCACCGGGCGGTCGCCGCCCTCGACCGGCGGCCGGGCGTCGCCGTCCGCGTCCTGACCCAGAACGTCGACGGGCTGCACCAGCTCGGGGGCATGCCGGAGCGCAAGGTGCTCGAACTGCACGGGACCGCCCGGGCGGTGACCTGCACGCGCTGCCATGCGCGCTCCTCCATGGAGGAGGCGCTGGCCCGCGTCGAGGAGGGCGAGGACGACCCGGCGTGCCGGGTGTGCGGCGGAATCCTCAAGTCGGCGACGGTGATGTTCGGCGAGCGTCTCGACCCGCAGGTGCTGGGCGGGGCGATGGCCGTCGCCAAGGGCTGCGAGGTGTTCGTGGCCGTCGGCACCACGCTCCAGGTGCAGCCGGCGGCGTCGCTGGCCGGAATGGCGGTCGACCACGGCGCCCGGCTGATCGTGGTCAACGCCGAGCCGACACCGTACGACGAACTCGCCGACGAGGTGGTGCGGGAGCCGATCGGCACCTCGCTGCCGGCCCTGCTGGAGCGGCTGGCCAAGGAGGCCGGGGCGGCGTAG